From the genome of Leptodactylus fuscus isolate aLepFus1 chromosome 1, aLepFus1.hap2, whole genome shotgun sequence, one region includes:
- the SMIM18 gene encoding small integral membrane protein 18 produces the protein MSSPGSWKNETALIQQQVGFQVQKIYPFHDGWNTACFVILVLFILTVLSLVLLAFLYEMLDCCCCAKHKTVKDLENEPNPVRALMSSMKKRKTEVV, from the coding sequence ATGTCATctcctggctcctggaaaaacgaGACTGCCCTGATCCAGCAGCAAGTTGGATTCCAGGTTCAGAAGATCTACCCATTCCATGATGGCTGGAACACAGCATGTTTTGTAATCCTGGTGCTCTTTATCCTAACTGTACTATCTCTGGTCCTGCTGGCATTCCTTTATGAAATGCTGGACTGCTGCTGTTGTGCCAAACACAAGACAGTCAAAGATCTAGAGAACGAACCAAACCCAGTCAGAGCTCTCATGAGCAGCATGAAGAAGCGAAAAACTGAAGTTGTGTAG